The following proteins come from a genomic window of Gammaproteobacteria bacterium:
- a CDS encoding UbiH/UbiF/VisC/COQ6 family ubiquinone biosynthesis hydroxylase produces the protein MTGAMVDYDVVIAGAGMVGATLACALGASGLRVAVLEAQPLPRDFALQDDFDLRVSAITRASQRIFTTLGAWHGMAARRVSPFREMHVWDAGGPLGIEGEIHFDSAEIGEDTLGHIIENRVIQRALLDRMRGFDAVELINPASLSAFTVGPESVCLQLDDGRNIKARLLVGADGAESKVRRQAGIATRGWAYAQKALVTTVKTELSHCETAWQRFLPAGPLAFLPLCDGRCSIVWSTAPEQADALLAMSEAQFLAELEQAFAGKLGRMIASPGPRAAFPLRLQHATAYTAPRLALIGDAAHTIHPLAGQGVNLGLLDAATLAEVVLDAHRAGKDISSPTTLRRYERCRKGDNLAMMAAMDGFKRLFGNNLAPLRLLRNAGLNLANAATPVKNLIVRHAMGLSGDLPKMAKA, from the coding sequence ATGACCGGTGCAATGGTTGATTATGATGTCGTCATCGCCGGTGCCGGCATGGTGGGCGCCACGCTGGCCTGCGCGCTGGGGGCCAGCGGCTTGCGCGTGGCAGTGCTTGAGGCGCAGCCGTTGCCACGCGACTTCGCACTGCAAGACGATTTCGATCTGCGCGTCTCCGCCATCACGCGCGCCTCGCAGCGCATCTTCACCACGCTGGGTGCGTGGCACGGCATGGCCGCGCGGCGCGTCAGCCCGTTCCGTGAAATGCACGTATGGGATGCGGGCGGCCCGCTCGGCATTGAAGGCGAGATCCACTTCGATAGCGCCGAAATCGGAGAGGACACCCTCGGCCACATCATCGAAAACCGCGTCATTCAACGTGCTCTTCTGGATCGAATGCGCGGCTTCGATGCTGTCGAACTGATCAATCCGGCGAGCCTGTCGGCGTTTACTGTTGGCCCTGAGAGTGTGTGTCTACAGCTTGACGATGGCCGCAACATCAAGGCACGGCTGTTGGTCGGGGCGGACGGCGCGGAATCGAAGGTGCGGCGGCAGGCGGGGATTGCCACGCGCGGCTGGGCATACGCGCAGAAGGCGTTGGTCACCACTGTCAAGACGGAACTTTCGCACTGCGAGACTGCATGGCAGCGCTTCCTTCCCGCCGGCCCATTAGCCTTTCTGCCACTGTGCGATGGCCGCTGCTCCATAGTCTGGTCTACCGCGCCGGAACAGGCCGATGCGTTACTGGCCATGTCCGAGGCGCAATTCCTGGCCGAGTTGGAACAGGCCTTTGCCGGCAAATTGGGGCGAATGATCGCAAGCCCTGGCCCGCGCGCCGCGTTTCCGTTGCGTCTGCAACACGCCACGGCCTATACCGCCCCGCGCTTGGCCTTGATCGGTGACGCCGCGCACACTATCCACCCGCTCGCAGGCCAAGGCGTCAACCTTGGTCTGCTCGATGCCGCCACGCTCGCCGAGGTGGTGCTTGACGCGCACCGTGCAGGCAAAGACATCAGCTCCCCCACCACGCTGCGCCGCTATGAGCGCTGCCGCAAAGGCGACAACCTTGCCATGATGGCGGCGATGGATGGTTTCAAGCGTCTGTTCGGCAACAACCTTGCGCCGTTGCGACTGCTGCGCAACGCAGGATTGAACCTCGCCAACGCCGCCACGCCCGTCAAGAATCTGATCGTGCGTCATGCCATGGGGCTGAGCGGGGATCTGCCGAAAATGGCTAAAGCGTAA
- a CDS encoding LON peptidase substrate-binding domain-containing protein yields MTDELRIPLFPLHTVLYPGGPLPLRIFEPRYLDMVSACLRQSSGFGVCLIRSGNEVGRAATTYDIGTLTMITYWHMGHDGLLAITACGQQRFRILSEEVQPNQLTMAEVELIPNEPEADIPAEYLPLVDLLRQMIEQIGHHYTAIPKKYADAGWVGCRLAELLPLGLAQKQYLLQINSPMQRLERLAAVIEQLGIR; encoded by the coding sequence TCCCGCTGTTTCCACTGCACACGGTGCTCTATCCCGGCGGACCGCTGCCGCTGCGTATCTTCGAGCCGCGTTATCTGGATATGGTCAGTGCCTGTCTCCGGCAGAGCAGCGGCTTCGGAGTATGCTTGATCCGTAGCGGCAACGAGGTGGGTCGCGCTGCAACAACGTACGATATCGGCACGCTGACGATGATTACCTATTGGCACATGGGCCATGACGGCCTGCTCGCCATCACCGCCTGCGGCCAGCAGCGCTTCCGTATTCTGTCCGAGGAGGTGCAGCCCAATCAACTTACCATGGCCGAGGTGGAGTTAATCCCCAACGAACCGGAAGCGGATATTCCAGCGGAATACCTGCCGCTGGTGGATCTGCTGCGCCAGATGATCGAGCAGATCGGCCACCACTATACCGCCATCCCCAAGAAATACGCTGATGCTGGCTGGGTGGGTTGCCGATTGGCGGAGCTGCTGCCCCTGGGGCTTGCGCAAAAGCAATATCTGCTGCAGATCAACAGCCCGATGCAGCGTCTTGAACGGTTGGCGGCAGTGATAGAGCAACTTGGTATACGATGA